Proteins encoded by one window of Sulfurimonas hongkongensis:
- the ligA gene encoding NAD-dependent DNA ligase LigA: MNKEEYKKAVELLNLYSHHYYVLDDALTTDEVYDKLYHNVLEYELANSEEVLENSPTQRVGDIISSGFTKASHLSRMWSLEDVFDSDELAKWLTKTYKLDSKISFYCEPKFDGASLNLIYEDGVLTKGITRGDGEVGELITQNVKTIRSVPLSIEHKERVEIRGEVVIFKDEFEAINEARLKNGEALFANPRNAAAGSLRQLDASITASRNLVFLPYGVGENSLEFRLLSDMMDYIYELGFRKPPLRKTCAGFDEIESIYKEMLANRDSYSMMLDGMVIKVNEIASQVDMGYTVKTPRFSVAYKFPAVEKITTIKAIILQVGRSGVVTPVAQVEPTDIDGVVVERATLHNFDEIDRKDIRINDKVIILRSGDVIPKIIKVLTHHRDGSEVAYKRPTECPICNSELLDEGVLLKCQNLECRARVVNSIIYFASKPCLNIDGLGVKIVEALFNSGLVKSVVDLFSLTKEQLLTLDGFKDKKAQNLLDAIENAKGCEYFRFINSLGIEHIGEVASKTLSEAFGSGFVDATKEEIISCDGIGEEMAESLLEFVRVNRETIATLQELIKPLEPTKREEAVENPFKAKTVVLTGSMSQSRGAIKELLESLGAKVSGSVSKKTDFVIYGEDAGSKYDKAMDLGVVCLDEEEMRAMIR; the protein is encoded by the coding sequence ATGAATAAAGAAGAATATAAAAAAGCAGTTGAACTTTTAAATCTATACTCTCATCACTACTATGTTTTAGATGATGCCCTCACGACTGATGAGGTTTACGATAAGCTTTATCATAATGTTTTGGAGTATGAACTTGCAAATAGCGAAGAAGTTTTAGAAAATTCTCCTACGCAAAGAGTAGGTGACATAATTTCTAGCGGCTTTACAAAAGCCTCTCATCTTTCTCGTATGTGGTCACTTGAAGATGTTTTTGACTCTGATGAACTTGCTAAGTGGCTCACAAAAACTTACAAACTCGATAGCAAGATCTCTTTTTATTGTGAGCCAAAGTTTGATGGCGCCTCACTAAATCTCATCTATGAAGATGGAGTGTTAACTAAAGGTATTACCCGCGGAGATGGTGAAGTTGGAGAGCTTATAACTCAAAATGTAAAAACCATTCGCTCAGTTCCTCTTAGCATAGAGCATAAAGAGCGTGTAGAGATTCGTGGCGAGGTTGTTATCTTTAAAGACGAGTTTGAAGCTATAAATGAGGCAAGATTAAAAAACGGTGAAGCACTCTTTGCAAATCCTAGAAATGCAGCAGCTGGAAGCCTAAGACAACTTGATGCAAGTATCACAGCTTCAAGAAACTTAGTTTTTTTGCCATATGGAGTAGGAGAAAATTCGCTAGAGTTTAGACTGCTAAGCGATATGATGGACTACATATATGAACTGGGTTTTAGAAAACCACCTCTAAGAAAAACATGTGCTGGGTTTGATGAGATAGAGTCTATATATAAAGAGATGTTAGCAAATAGAGACTCTTACAGCATGATGCTCGATGGCATGGTTATAAAAGTAAATGAGATAGCATCTCAGGTTGATATGGGCTATACAGTGAAAACTCCTCGCTTTAGCGTAGCTTATAAGTTTCCTGCAGTAGAGAAGATTACAACTATAAAGGCTATTATACTTCAAGTGGGAAGAAGTGGAGTGGTAACGCCTGTGGCACAAGTAGAGCCAACTGATATTGATGGAGTGGTAGTTGAGAGAGCTACTCTTCATAACTTTGATGAGATTGATAGAAAAGATATACGCATAAATGATAAGGTGATTATTCTTAGAAGTGGGGATGTTATACCTAAGATTATCAAGGTTTTAACTCATCATAGAGATGGAAGTGAAGTTGCATACAAAAGACCAACAGAGTGTCCAATTTGTAATAGTGAACTCTTAGATGAGGGAGTATTACTCAAGTGTCAAAACCTAGAATGCAGGGCAAGAGTTGTAAACTCCATCATCTACTTTGCATCTAAGCCTTGTCTAAATATCGACGGCTTAGGAGTTAAGATAGTTGAGGCTCTTTTTAACTCTGGACTTGTAAAGAGTGTAGTTGATCTGTTTAGTTTAACTAAAGAGCAGCTCTTAACTCTTGATGGCTTTAAAGATAAAAAGGCACAAAATCTACTAGATGCTATAGAAAATGCTAAAGGTTGTGAGTATTTTAGGTTTATAAACTCTTTAGGAATCGAGCACATTGGAGAAGTGGCATCTAAAACTCTAAGTGAAGCTTTTGGCTCGGGCTTTGTAGATGCGACTAAAGAGGAGATAATCTCTTGTGATGGCATAGGCGAAGAGATGGCAGAGTCTCTTTTGGAGTTTGTGCGCGTAAATCGAGAGACTATTGCCACACTACAAGAGCTTATAAAACCGCTTGAGCCTACTAAAAGAGAAGAAGCAGTAGAGAATCCTTTTAAGGCTAAAACTGTAGTCTTAACTGGAAGTATGAGCCAATCGCGAGGAGCTATAAAAGAGCTACTAGAGTCTCTTGGAGCAAAGGTCTCAGGCTCAGTTTCTAAAAAAACAGACTTTGTAATCTACGGCGAAGATGCTGGAAGTAAGTATGACAAGGCGATGGATTTAGGAGTTGTTTGTTTAGATGAAGAAGAGATGCGAGCTATGATTAGATGA
- a CDS encoding EAL domain-containing protein has translation MNTPQKTKQKTLLLSTSVLLVSWIVGYLFLNYQFTNSINKELEKISQSIQKLFKAKLTAQSMALSLKLDEIVSSDGLAKAVAQRDYQKLDAIITPYYKRLKRVNKEINILTFRSANGTTIYRAHKREFRGDKLNKKRTLIVDTNNMQRSFNGFEVDNLDMSYRITQAVFYKNRYVGSVELGISPKYFVQDLNLIFDIEIGLAIKKPISELIVENDKVSIDKDYTLVRGSQNLKNYFRDRESTPNFKVNMDIPLQNHLNQTLGYLVVGLDISGIVSQNRDFMYKLLFIGVFVAILLVIVLHKSFNMMLEHFKKQVFTDHLTGLKNRQALNTKLYSGEAYVLILSNIKEFRLLNEIYGIDVGNEVLIQVANEHERFAKANGFSSYRISADEYVLLREEKNIQVDVYSDILDRLHQKINALSIYVPLIEETLRVEIYSGVSFDHELSLEQAQMAIKKAKEKALPYLAYSQNVDSKKSSQHILGMKKIIRHALDNKNVIPFFQPITDRDGVIVKYEALVRIINYEHGRKNIIFPDDFLPVAIKSGLYIDVAREVLSQALDVFARRSEKISINLLPNDFFNYSLMDKLVELIATFDTPQKIVLEITEQEGVEDFDRLHRAIKEFRRQGVLIAIDDFGSGYANYAHILKIRPDYLKIDGSLIKNILEDHESQILVRSIIRFAKDLKTKTIAEFVENKEIYELLKEYGVDEFQGYYFGRPKDLINSYKEIEII, from the coding sequence GTGAATACACCACAAAAGACAAAACAAAAGACACTTCTACTCTCTACAAGTGTACTCCTAGTATCGTGGATAGTGGGTTATCTTTTTTTAAATTATCAATTTACTAATTCTATAAATAAAGAGCTTGAAAAGATTAGTCAATCTATTCAAAAACTCTTTAAAGCAAAGCTAACTGCACAGAGCATGGCACTATCTCTTAAGCTCGATGAGATAGTTAGCTCAGATGGTTTAGCTAAAGCAGTAGCTCAAAGAGACTATCAAAAGTTAGATGCAATAATTACTCCATACTATAAACGACTAAAAAGAGTAAACAAAGAGATAAATATACTTACATTTCGCTCTGCTAATGGCACTACAATCTATCGTGCACACAAAAGAGAGTTTAGAGGTGATAAGCTTAATAAAAAAAGAACACTTATAGTAGATACTAACAATATGCAAAGATCTTTTAACGGTTTTGAAGTTGATAATCTTGATATGAGTTATAGGATTACACAAGCTGTATTTTATAAAAATAGGTATGTTGGAAGTGTCGAACTTGGAATCTCTCCAAAATACTTTGTCCAAGACTTAAACCTTATTTTTGATATAGAGATTGGTTTAGCTATTAAAAAACCTATATCTGAGTTGATTGTTGAAAACGATAAAGTTTCTATAGATAAAGACTATACTTTAGTGCGAGGAAGCCAAAACCTAAAGAATTACTTTAGAGATAGAGAATCTACACCTAATTTCAAGGTAAACATGGATATTCCTCTACAAAATCATCTAAACCAAACCTTGGGTTACCTTGTAGTTGGTCTTGATATTTCAGGCATTGTTAGTCAAAACAGAGACTTTATGTATAAGCTTCTTTTTATCGGTGTCTTCGTAGCAATACTGCTTGTTATTGTGCTACATAAGAGTTTTAACATGATGTTAGAGCATTTTAAAAAGCAAGTCTTTACAGATCACCTAACAGGTTTAAAAAATAGACAAGCATTAAATACTAAACTCTACTCAGGAGAGGCTTATGTTTTGATACTTAGTAACATTAAAGAGTTTAGACTTTTAAATGAGATCTATGGTATTGATGTTGGAAATGAAGTTTTAATTCAAGTAGCCAATGAGCATGAGAGGTTTGCAAAAGCTAACGGCTTTAGTTCATATAGGATATCTGCAGATGAGTATGTACTTCTTAGAGAAGAGAAAAATATTCAGGTGGATGTCTATAGCGACATACTAGATAGACTCCATCAAAAGATAAATGCACTCTCTATCTATGTACCTCTTATTGAAGAGACTCTAAGAGTGGAGATATACTCAGGAGTCTCATTTGATCATGAGCTCTCACTTGAACAGGCTCAGATGGCTATAAAAAAGGCTAAAGAAAAAGCACTTCCATATCTGGCTTATTCGCAAAATGTAGATAGTAAAAAAAGCTCACAGCATATACTGGGTATGAAAAAAATTATTAGACATGCATTGGATAATAAAAATGTTATCCCATTTTTTCAACCCATCACTGATAGAGATGGAGTTATAGTTAAGTATGAGGCCCTAGTTCGTATCATAAACTATGAACATGGTAGGAAGAACATAATATTTCCAGATGATTTCTTACCAGTAGCAATCAAGAGTGGTTTATATATAGATGTAGCACGTGAAGTACTCTCACAAGCACTAGATGTTTTTGCTAGAAGATCTGAAAAGATCTCTATAAACCTTTTGCCAAATGATTTTTTTAATTACTCTTTAATGGATAAGTTAGTAGAGTTGATAGCTACTTTTGACACACCGCAAAAAATTGTTTTAGAGATTACTGAACAAGAGGGTGTTGAGGATTTTGATAGACTTCATAGAGCTATAAAAGAGTTTAGAAGACAAGGGGTTCTAATAGCAATAGATGATTTTGGAAGTGGTTATGCAAACTATGCTCATATCTTAAAGATTAGACCAGACTACTTAAAAATAGATGGATCACTCATTAAAAATATCTTAGAAGATCATGAGTCACAAATCTTAGTAAGGAGCATCATCCGTTTTGCAAAAGATCTAAAAACAAAAACAATAGCAGAGTTTGTAGAGAACAAAGAGATTTATGAGCTACTTAAAGAGTATGGAGTTGATGAGTTTCAAGGCTACTATTTTGGTCGCCCTAAAGATTTAATAAACAGTTACAAAGAGATAGAGATTATATGA
- a CDS encoding MATE family efflux transporter: protein MFSTLISNDTKRVFRLAIPAALKHLVDILQILIDMLMVGMISVSALAAVGLSMQFMMIINVLMTLYVVGGNAIIARYIGQGRKKRASALLYGLGLFAICLSIFVSIGGYYGSSYIYELMGASLDVILLGSKYFEILSLGIVLIFLDNLLYNALSAAGDTSSSLYIKLFSAAVNAFFNYVLIFGHFGFDAYGIEGAAVATLISYFLSIVAYYFLLKRPSSKLNFIPIIKTDDIIRALRVGWSAALDRGISSISFLVFVSIIAAYGTAGLAGYQVGLRIEGIAFMPGFGFSIAAMALVGQNIGANDKIRAYNMGVISGRIAYVFMGSVGVFLILFPEFLVSFFTEDELTIVVASQYLILVGLAQIPLAIMFVYSAALRGAGATKTTLKINFWSLWLFRVLPSYIAYKMGLPLVAIFIIMNIETLLKGIIYWYIYQKKEWLYTKV, encoded by the coding sequence ATTTTTTCAACCCTAATCTCCAATGACACAAAAAGAGTTTTTCGTCTAGCAATTCCAGCGGCACTAAAACATCTTGTAGATATTTTACAAATTCTTATAGATATGCTTATGGTGGGCATGATTAGCGTCTCAGCACTTGCCGCTGTTGGTCTTAGTATGCAGTTTATGATGATTATAAATGTTTTGATGACTCTTTATGTGGTTGGTGGAAATGCTATTATAGCTCGCTATATTGGGCAGGGTAGAAAAAAAAGAGCATCAGCACTACTTTATGGGCTTGGGCTTTTTGCTATATGCTTATCTATTTTTGTAAGCATTGGCGGATATTATGGAAGCTCTTATATCTATGAACTTATGGGAGCATCTTTAGATGTAATACTGCTTGGCTCAAAATATTTTGAAATTCTATCACTTGGCATTGTGCTTATATTTTTGGATAATCTTCTCTACAATGCGCTCTCTGCGGCAGGAGACACTTCAAGCTCACTATATATAAAACTCTTCTCAGCTGCTGTTAATGCTTTTTTTAACTATGTACTTATCTTTGGTCATTTTGGCTTTGATGCTTATGGGATTGAGGGAGCTGCAGTTGCAACCTTGATATCTTATTTTTTGAGTATAGTAGCCTACTATTTTCTTCTAAAGAGACCTAGCTCAAAACTAAACTTTATCCCCATCATCAAAACAGATGATATTATAAGAGCGCTAAGAGTTGGCTGGAGTGCAGCGTTAGACCGCGGAATCTCTAGTATCTCTTTTTTGGTTTTTGTCTCTATCATTGCAGCGTACGGAACAGCGGGACTTGCTGGTTATCAAGTAGGGCTTAGAATAGAGGGTATAGCTTTTATGCCAGGTTTTGGTTTTTCTATAGCTGCCATGGCTCTAGTTGGTCAAAATATTGGAGCAAATGACAAAATAAGGGCTTATAATATGGGAGTAATAAGTGGACGGATAGCCTATGTGTTTATGGGGAGTGTGGGCGTTTTCTTGATTCTATTTCCAGAATTTTTAGTCTCATTTTTTACAGAAGATGAGCTTACTATTGTAGTTGCATCTCAGTACCTTATACTTGTAGGTTTAGCTCAAATTCCTCTTGCTATAATGTTTGTTTATTCTGCAGCACTTAGAGGTGCAGGGGCTACTAAGACAACTCTAAAGATTAACTTTTGGTCTTTGTGGCTTTTTAGAGTTTTACCATCGTATATAGCCTATAAAATGGGATTACCTTTGGTAGCTATATTTATCATTATGAATATAGAAACTCTTTTAAAAGGGATTATATATTGGTATATTTACCAAAAAAAAGAGTGGCTATATACGAAAGTTTAA
- a CDS encoding MFS transporter, whose protein sequence is MNDYIELLKSEPIFKRLSIIQLIAYFGAWFSNIAIYTLLLELDTSAAIIAFVAMLHFLAGVIQAPFSGSIIDSFKPKKILLILITIEIFATFFLIFVTSLDDMWLLYILIFLKMAAASFYFTTEMSLLPKILRGKKLQKANELHSIIWSLSYTLGMATSGFFVYYFGVKAAFIIDAMMFVVGFVLLNSLKIDINIIKTDENIFEMMKDTFRYIKRTPQALHLMIIHAFVGLTAFDALVVLMVDQFYASIIASSLALGLLHSARAVGLVIGPMLISKWVNNKTLVYVFMAQAIVVWLWAVLMRDFYLSLFASVLVGFFTTTLWSYTYTLLQKNIEEKYYGRMVAYNDMLFLSSAAFVSFMIGFLATHDLSLQSIATLMGLGFVFGGLYYRWILKTQTIKDVSDDL, encoded by the coding sequence ATGAACGACTACATAGAACTACTAAAATCAGAACCCATCTTTAAAAGATTATCAATCATTCAACTTATTGCATATTTTGGTGCTTGGTTTAGTAATATAGCCATCTATACACTACTTTTAGAGCTTGATACATCAGCAGCAATTATAGCATTTGTAGCGATGCTTCACTTCTTAGCAGGAGTTATTCAAGCTCCTTTTTCAGGTTCCATCATTGATAGTTTTAAGCCTAAGAAGATTTTACTTATACTTATAACTATAGAGATTTTTGCAACATTTTTTTTAATTTTTGTAACCTCTTTAGATGATATGTGGCTTCTGTATATTTTGATATTTTTAAAGATGGCAGCTGCTAGTTTTTACTTTACAACAGAGATGTCACTACTTCCTAAGATTTTAAGGGGTAAAAAACTCCAAAAAGCCAACGAGCTTCACTCCATCATCTGGTCACTCTCATACACTCTAGGTATGGCAACAAGTGGTTTTTTTGTCTATTATTTTGGAGTTAAAGCCGCTTTTATTATAGATGCTATGATGTTTGTTGTTGGTTTTGTTTTGCTTAATAGCTTAAAAATAGATATAAACATAATAAAAACAGATGAAAATATTTTTGAGATGATGAAAGACACTTTTAGATATATAAAAAGAACCCCACAAGCCTTGCATCTGATGATAATCCACGCTTTTGTAGGGCTAACCGCTTTTGATGCACTAGTAGTTTTGATGGTGGATCAGTTCTATGCAAGTATCATAGCTAGCTCATTAGCTCTTGGTCTTCTTCACTCTGCCCGTGCAGTTGGTTTAGTAATAGGGCCGATGCTAATTAGCAAATGGGTAAATAACAAAACTCTAGTTTATGTCTTTATGGCTCAAGCTATAGTGGTTTGGCTTTGGGCTGTTTTGATGAGGGACTTCTATCTCTCACTTTTTGCTAGTGTTCTTGTTGGTTTTTTTACTACAACTCTTTGGTCTTACACTTATACTCTTTTACAAAAAAATATAGAAGAGAAATATTATGGACGGATGGTTGCATATAATGACATGCTTTTTTTAAGCTCAGCCGCTTTTGTTTCATTTATGATAGGTTTTTTAGCTACACATGACCTTTCTCTACAGAGTATAGCAACTCTTATGGGTCTTGGTTTTGTTTTTGGTGGGTTATATTATAGATGGATTTTAAAAACACAAACTATTAAGGATGTAAGTGATGATTTATAA
- a CDS encoding flagellar protein FlaG, translated as MDGVANVARQQQLQTDIQETQGRGSTQMPTEVEQPKQVDLVEEIQKESSNTDVKINSKEQVEELVKQLNEAMSPISTDIKFGVDRDDIFYVSVIEEKTNKMIRRFPAEQAMEFLPKMQEVVGILFDSKG; from the coding sequence ATGGATGGCGTAGCAAATGTTGCAAGACAACAACAATTACAAACAGATATACAAGAGACTCAAGGAAGAGGATCAACTCAAATGCCAACTGAGGTTGAACAACCTAAACAGGTTGATTTGGTGGAGGAGATCCAAAAAGAGAGCTCTAACACAGATGTAAAGATTAACTCAAAAGAACAAGTTGAAGAGTTAGTCAAACAACTAAATGAAGCGATGTCGCCTATTAGCACAGATATCAAGTTTGGTGTTGATAGAGATGATATCTTTTATGTCTCTGTCATAGAAGAAAAAACTAACAAAATGATCAGACGATTTCCAGCTGAACAAGCTATGGAATTTCTTCCAAAGATGCAAGAAGTGGTTGGTATACTCTTTGACTCAAAAGGGTAA
- a CDS encoding argininosuccinate synthase — protein sequence MKKEVKKVVLAYSGGLDTSVILKWLQDEYSCEVVTFTADLGQGEELEPARKKALEFGIKPENIFIDDLREEFVKDYVYPMFRANTIYEGEYLLGTSIARPLIAKRQAEIAKITGADGVSHGATGKGNDQVRFEMGYLSQDSTLTIIAPWREWDLNSREKLLSYAKKHGISIEKKGNKSPYSMDANLLHISYEGGILEDPSAEPEESMWLWSNSPENAPDEAEYIELGYKNGDPITLNGEELSPATMLKTLNELGSKHGIGRIDIVENRFVGMKARGCYETPGGTIMLKAHRAMESITLDREATHLKDEMMPRYAKLIYNGFWFSPEREMLQAAIDKSQEFVEGSVRLKLYKGNIIVVGRSSNVSLFSEEYSTFEEDEVYNQKDAEGFIKLNALRFIIEGKARKNR from the coding sequence ATGAAAAAAGAAGTTAAAAAAGTAGTCTTAGCTTATTCTGGCGGACTAGACACTAGTGTTATTTTAAAATGGCTACAAGATGAGTATAGCTGTGAAGTTGTGACTTTTACAGCAGACTTAGGTCAAGGCGAAGAGTTAGAACCTGCAAGAAAAAAGGCTTTAGAGTTTGGTATCAAACCTGAAAATATCTTTATCGATGACTTAAGAGAAGAGTTTGTAAAAGACTATGTTTATCCTATGTTTAGAGCAAACACCATCTATGAGGGAGAGTATTTACTAGGAACTTCTATAGCTCGCCCACTTATTGCAAAGAGACAAGCCGAAATTGCCAAAATCACTGGTGCTGATGGTGTTAGCCATGGTGCAACTGGAAAAGGAAATGACCAAGTTCGTTTTGAGATGGGTTACCTAAGCCAAGATTCAACTCTAACTATCATAGCTCCATGGAGAGAGTGGGACTTAAACTCAAGAGAAAAACTACTCTCTTATGCTAAAAAGCATGGCATCTCTATAGAGAAAAAAGGTAATAAATCACCCTATTCAATGGATGCAAATCTACTTCATATCTCATACGAGGGTGGCATCTTAGAAGATCCTAGTGCGGAACCAGAGGAGAGTATGTGGTTATGGTCAAATTCACCTGAGAATGCTCCTGATGAAGCTGAGTATATTGAACTAGGTTATAAAAATGGTGATCCAATTACACTAAATGGCGAAGAGTTAAGCCCAGCTACAATGCTTAAAACTCTAAATGAGTTAGGCTCAAAGCATGGCATCGGTCGTATAGATATTGTTGAGAACCGCTTTGTTGGAATGAAAGCTCGTGGATGCTATGAGACTCCGGGTGGAACTATCATGTTAAAAGCTCATCGAGCTATGGAGTCCATCACGCTTGACCGCGAAGCTACACACTTAAAAGATGAGATGATGCCAAGATATGCAAAACTTATCTATAATGGTTTTTGGTTCTCCCCTGAGAGAGAGATGCTCCAAGCGGCTATTGATAAGTCTCAAGAATTTGTAGAGGGAAGTGTACGTCTAAAACTATATAAAGGCAATATAATAGTTGTTGGAAGAAGCTCTAACGTTTCACTTTTCTCAGAAGAGTATTCAACTTTTGAAGAAGATGAAGTATATAACCAAAAGGATGCGGAGGGCTTTATAAAACTAAATGCTCTAAGATTTATCATCGAAGGTAAAGCTAGAAAAAACAGATAA
- a CDS encoding ferredoxin-thioredoxin reductase catalytic domain-containing protein, with the protein MSIIKIDIDSDEFQAELERTIDFTDKVISKFGWEYNPEAEVNEGVQLGLARNKMMYGKRFCPCFMVDNSGEKPKSVDDRICPCKPAIEYEIPKDGACHCGIYCTPEYATKKRLEMGMEEIIHTHSRGLTKDECELLVNQAELDGEELLSLLEAREIGMVEFKLIDVREHMEWQMGHIAGADALVPTSSFFQVLDDAKLSKDENIILYCHVGSRSAHCARILNDMGYKNIGNLTRGIVSYGGEIVR; encoded by the coding sequence ATGAGCATAATAAAGATAGACATAGACTCTGATGAGTTTCAAGCTGAGTTAGAAAGAACTATAGACTTTACAGACAAAGTCATATCTAAGTTTGGATGGGAGTATAATCCAGAAGCTGAAGTGAACGAGGGTGTGCAGCTAGGTCTTGCAAGAAACAAGATGATGTATGGCAAAAGATTTTGTCCATGTTTTATGGTCGACAATAGTGGTGAAAAACCAAAAAGTGTTGATGATAGAATCTGCCCTTGCAAACCTGCTATAGAGTATGAGATTCCTAAAGATGGAGCTTGTCACTGTGGTATCTATTGTACACCAGAGTATGCTACAAAAAAGCGTTTAGAGATGGGAATGGAAGAGATAATCCATACTCATTCCCGTGGTTTAACTAAAGATGAATGTGAACTGCTTGTAAATCAAGCTGAACTAGACGGCGAAGAGCTGCTCTCACTGTTAGAAGCTAGAGAGATAGGTATGGTAGAGTTTAAACTTATAGATGTTCGCGAACACATGGAGTGGCAGATGGGTCATATAGCTGGAGCTGACGCGCTAGTGCCAACAAGTAGTTTTTTTCAAGTGCTAGATGATGCAAAACTCTCTAAGGATGAAAATATCATATTATACTGTCATGTAGGAAGTCGCTCAGCTCACTGTGCAAGGATACTAAATGATATGGGGTACAAAAATATAGGAAACTTAACTCGTGGAATAGTCTCTTATGGTGGAGAGATCGTAAGATAA
- the rplI gene encoding 50S ribosomal protein L9: MKVLLIKDVKSLGKRGEVKEVKDGYGKNFLIAKGFAKHATTEILEQHRADEAQKAADEAAEIASLNEMAKKLDKLEIIITKKVGQNGSLFGAITKDEVAQALLDQHNIEIDKKHITDKVAIKTVGEHELDLKLGHAIHAKLHVDVQGE, from the coding sequence ATGAAAGTATTATTGATTAAAGATGTAAAAAGTTTAGGAAAAAGAGGCGAAGTTAAAGAGGTAAAAGATGGCTATGGAAAAAATTTTCTTATAGCAAAAGGCTTTGCTAAACATGCTACTACTGAAATTTTAGAACAACATAGAGCCGATGAAGCACAAAAAGCTGCTGATGAAGCTGCCGAGATAGCTAGTTTAAATGAGATGGCTAAAAAACTTGATAAGTTAGAAATTATCATAACTAAAAAGGTAGGCCAAAATGGTAGTCTATTTGGTGCAATAACTAAGGATGAAGTAGCTCAGGCACTTCTTGATCAACACAACATTGAGATAGATAAAAAGCATATAACTGATAAAGTTGCCATCAAAACTGTAGGTGAGCATGAGCTTGACTTAAAGCTAGGTCACGCTATACACGCAAAACTTCATGTGGATGTTCAGGGAGAGTAG
- the hslV gene encoding ATP-dependent protease subunit HslV, translating to MFDATTILAYKGKGKAVIGGDGQVTFGNSVLKANATKIRTLHNGKILAGFAGSTADAFNLFDMFEEFLEDKKGDILKSVIEFSKAWRKDKVLRRLEAMMIVLNNDHIFILTGNGDVVEPEDGEIASIGSGSNYALSAARALKKHSNLDEEELIRESLSIAADLCIYTNHNIKVLTLQGDTQ from the coding sequence ATGTTTGATGCTACTACGATACTTGCCTATAAGGGCAAGGGCAAAGCTGTTATTGGTGGAGATGGACAGGTTACTTTTGGAAATTCTGTCTTAAAAGCAAATGCTACAAAAATTCGCACACTTCATAATGGCAAAATTCTTGCTGGTTTTGCGGGAAGTACAGCTGATGCTTTTAATCTTTTTGATATGTTTGAAGAGTTTTTAGAGGATAAAAAGGGCGATATTTTAAAGTCTGTTATTGAGTTTTCTAAAGCTTGGAGAAAAGATAAAGTGCTTCGAAGGTTAGAAGCTATGATGATAGTTTTAAACAATGACCATATTTTTATACTCACTGGAAATGGCGATGTCGTTGAACCAGAAGATGGAGAGATTGCTTCCATCGGAAGTGGCTCAAACTACGCTCTCTCAGCTGCAAGAGCTCTGAAAAAACATTCAAATCTAGATGAAGAAGAGCTGATTCGTGAGAGCCTCTCAATAGCTGCAGACCTTTGCATCTACACAAATCACAACATAAAAGTACTAACACTTCAAGGGGATACTCAGTGA